One genomic segment of Tachyglossus aculeatus isolate mTacAcu1 chromosome 17, mTacAcu1.pri, whole genome shotgun sequence includes these proteins:
- the LOC119939581 gene encoding uncharacterized protein LOC119939581, giving the protein MTPIYPLTELLIWVTIFLLLLRLLGRTLLQDTQSSQYEPKTRKDKLCLSGHRRSRQRCSPRRAWRPLPGRDDDNLRKVLSPLRRLGWRLKENMQQHLLCDDSLACDTCAHLAQQFQHMFSAENISILGLSSTLSYQEETSASSCRGLRSDTSRHGETAEESNISTHFLTSASSFSSSSLSSFSSTSSSLSSGSSFRWAAAHPPSRVPSEQEVTPHGQRRIRFDQKQEVASSHSSGLVKTKGWEKGSQKREFEEIPAPAGRDREGHFSSEGHAGPKAFRGVPSLLFKVKQKLELHLQKMLIRQQCGLPERVLRSRSQLGPQEEDQEAEEGGLGLGLVHEENRVFPPGASGPWAPSIDTAPILPEVFPMLRPLKEPKEPLGEAGGPWCPLSNPGEFPSQVQMSQDGTTISVLPPSALPGQPTLPPPGLYEYRPEPPSELPFISTAVQWQLEQHVTRLRARQKWGLPRRVQESFNLYLQAQARASQHLKDPHPAEERSGTRAEGTSPQEEVPLTVLRVEAALEYRGLQWQQEKQWKGVTKRSTVKWVKSEHWEISRGKAEKGETLLPLKPSEIWERCGHSVTDLEDPIAVLEGNLRHKYLAFLLGLPVPFPFRAYRPAP; this is encoded by the exons ggTCATCGGAGATCCAGACAGAGATGCAGCCCACGAAGAG CTTGGAGACCCTTACCGGGAAGAGATGATGACAATCTTCGGAAGGTCTTGTCACCCCTGAGAAG gctgggctggaggttGAAGGAAAACATGCAGCAGCATCTGCTTTGTGACGACAGCCTGGCTTGCGATACCTGCGCCCACCTGGCCCAGCAATTCCAGCACATGTTCTCGGCGGAAAACATATCCATCCTTGGGCTCTCATCAACCCTCTCTTACCAAGAGGAGACCAGTGCCTCTTCCTGCCGGGGCCTGAGATCCGACACTTCCCGGCACGGGGAGACTGCCGAGGAATCTAACATCTCCACCCActtcctgacctctgcctcctccttctcctcctcctccctgtcctccttctcctccacttcctcctccttgtcctcgggAAGCTCCTTCAGATGGGCAGCCGCCCATCCCCCCTCCCGGGTCCCTTCCGAACAAGAAGTGACCCCACACGGACAGCGGAGAATAAGGTTCGATCAGAAGCAGGAGGTTGCTTCCTCCCACTCTTCAGGCCTTGTGAAGACcaagggctgggagaagggatccCAAAAGAGAGAGTTCGAGGAGATTCCTGCTCCTGcaggccgggacagagagggGCACTTTTCTTCCGAGGGGCACGCAGGCCCCAAGGCCTTCCGTGGGGTGCCCAGTCTGCTGTTCAAAGTCAAGCAGAAGCTGGAGCTCCACCTCCAGAAAATGCTGATTAGGCAGCAGTGTGGGCTGCCTGAGAGGGTCCTTAGGTCCAGAAGCCAGCTCGGACCccaggaggaagaccaggaggcCGAAGAGGGAGGGTTAGGACTAGGCCTGGTCCACGAGGAGAATCGAGTCTTCCCTCCTGGGGCCTCGGGCCCGTGGGCCCCCAGCATCGACACGGCTCCAATACTTCCTGAGGTCTTCCCCATGCTGAGGCCCCTGAAGGAGCCAAAGGAGCCGCTGGGAGAGGCCGGTGGGCCATGGTGCCCCCTGAGCAATCCGGGAGAGTTCCCCTCCCAAGTCCAGATGTCTcaggatggcaccaccatctcaGTCCTCCCGCCCTCTGCCCTGCCAGGCCAACCCACCCTCCCGCCTCCCGGGCTGTACGAGTACAGGCCCGAGCCTCCCTCAGAGCTCCCGTTCATCAGTACGGCGGTGCAGTGGCAGCTGGAGCAGCACGTCACCCGCCTACGGGCGCGGCAAAAGTGGGGTCTCCCCCGTCGGGTCCAGGAGTCCTTtaacctctatctccaggcccaggcCAGAGCCTCTCAGCATCTCAAGGACCCCCACCCGGCCGAGGAACGGTCCGGAACCAGGGCCGAGGGGACCTCGCCCCAGGAAGAAGTTCCCCTGACGGTGCTCCGAGTCGAAGCCGCCCTGGAGTATCGTGGGCTCCAGtggcagcaagagaagcagtggaaaggcgTGACCAAGAGGTCGACGGTCAAGTGGGTCAAGTCGGAACACTGGGAGATCTCCCGAGGAAAGgcggagaagggggagactctgCTGCCCCTGAAACCCAGTGAGATTTGGGAAAGATGTGGGCATTCTGTCACCGACCTGGAGGATCCCATCGCTGTCCTGGAGGGCAACCTCCGCCATAAATACCTAGCGTTTCTCCTGGGCCTGcccgtccccttccccttcaGGGCGTATAGGCCTGCCCCATAG